The Coffea arabica cultivar ET-39 chromosome 3c, Coffea Arabica ET-39 HiFi, whole genome shotgun sequence genome contains a region encoding:
- the LOC113735468 gene encoding norbelladine synthase-like, which yields MFGRLSEEIEIKVAANEAWKIFGALELGHLAFHQLSDIIHKMEVLEGDGGAGTVIKLSLPGNTYCKEIFKVVDHKKRVKIAELIEGGFLDMRFTFYQVRIEVIENAKDENSCTVKFTIEYEVKEDAAANASLVTIRAYVTMMNVGVDYLAKNKNKSFFYNYK from the exons ATGTTTGGGAGACTATCTGAGGAGATTGAAATTAAGGTGGCAGCAAATGAAGCTTGGAAGATTTTCGGAGCGCTTGAACTTGGCCATCTTGCTTTTCATCAACTCAGTGATATAATTCATAAAATGGAGGTATTAGAAGGCGATGGGGGTGCTGGTACAGTAATCAAACTCAGCCTTCCTG GTAATACGTATTGCAAAGAAATATTTAAGGTCGTTGACCATAAGAAACGAGTGAAAATAGCGGAGCTTATTGAAGGCGGGTTTCTTGATATGCGATTCACATTTTATCAAGTTCGGATTGAAGTGATTGAGAATGCAAAGGACGAAAACTCATGCACGGTCAAATTCACAATTGAATATGAGGTGAAGGAAGATGCAGCTGCTAATGCTTCGCTTGTCACCATCCGGGCTTATGTTACTATGATGAATGTTGGCGTGGATTATCTTGCTAAGAACAAGAACAagtcatttttttataattataaataa